From Spirochaetales bacterium, one genomic window encodes:
- the fliR gene encoding flagellar biosynthetic protein FliR: protein MMEVAPLLSSSAIPQIAKVGISLFVGIVIFPGVVADGYPLPDDFIHYALLVIGEALIGIIIGFFLYVVYSSFQVAGQFFSLQMGFGASEVFDPLAQIEIPLLGQFFNLVAMLIFVATGGFQKFIVVGMSGSFKAIKAINIVIGRERILSVFMGSLGRLFESALMISFPILGTLFIISISVGLLAKAAPQMNLLMMGFPIAIGVAFLIIFATIPFLMETFRHMLDAGFEGVSRLILGMKGGGG, encoded by the coding sequence ATGATGGAAGTGGCGCCGCTTCTTTCATCCAGCGCGATTCCCCAGATTGCGAAGGTCGGTATTTCGCTTTTTGTGGGTATTGTTATTTTCCCCGGTGTCGTGGCGGACGGGTATCCCCTGCCGGATGATTTCATCCACTACGCATTGCTCGTTATAGGAGAGGCGCTCATCGGCATCATCATCGGGTTTTTTCTGTATGTCGTGTATTCGAGTTTTCAGGTGGCCGGTCAGTTTTTCTCCCTTCAGATGGGATTCGGTGCTTCCGAAGTCTTCGATCCCCTTGCACAGATCGAAATACCGCTTCTGGGCCAGTTTTTCAATCTCGTTGCCATGTTGATTTTCGTGGCGACGGGGGGATTTCAGAAGTTTATCGTGGTCGGTATGAGCGGATCTTTCAAAGCGATCAAGGCGATCAATATCGTGATCGGCAGGGAAAGGATCCTGTCTGTTTTTATGGGGAGTCTGGGCAGGCTCTTTGAGTCCGCCCTCATGATTTCTTTTCCAATTTTGGGTACGCTCTTTATCATATCGATCTCCGTCGGCCTGCTCGCGAAAGCCGCCCCGCAGATGAACCTCCTTATGATGGGGTTTCCCATCGCCATCGGCGTCGCGTTTCTCATCATCTTCGCGACCATCCCTTTTCTCATGGAGACGTTCAGGCATATGCTCGATGCCGGATTCGAGGGTGTGTCCCGGCTGATTCTGGGTATGAAAGGCGGCGGCGGATGA
- a CDS encoding flagellar biosynthetic protein FliO: MIILLPLFSLFGQQAGGETDLPESEDPVFIIEEGDAVEDGTVSEAEQPGNLVDIWEFVRMLLVLAGVVGVIYLFFFFLKKGMKKRLPETELIQILAAKGLQGSDMLYLVRLGNLVYLVGSGAGGISLISEISDKETLDTVRLQAAESTPVVKQSFSDILSRLFNPGKKQDTSMIDPIDFMKRQQERLNKLK, from the coding sequence ATGATAATATTGTTACCCTTATTTTCTCTCTTCGGACAACAAGCAGGTGGTGAAACGGACCTTCCTGAAAGCGAAGATCCTGTATTTATTATCGAAGAAGGGGACGCTGTGGAGGACGGGACGGTTTCGGAAGCGGAACAGCCCGGAAATCTCGTGGATATCTGGGAGTTTGTCCGGATGCTTCTGGTCCTTGCCGGCGTTGTGGGGGTTATTTACCTTTTCTTCTTCTTTCTCAAAAAGGGAATGAAAAAACGGTTACCGGAAACTGAACTCATCCAGATCCTTGCGGCAAAGGGGCTTCAGGGAAGCGACATGCTCTATCTGGTCCGGCTCGGAAATCTCGTTTATCTGGTCGGTTCGGGTGCGGGAGGTATCTCGCTTATATCTGAAATTTCGGACAAGGAAACCCTTGATACGGTACGGCTTCAGGCGGCGGAATCGACACCTGTGGTTAAGCAGAGTTTTTCCGATATACTGTCCCGTCTGTTCAATCCCGGAAAAAAACAGGATACATCGATGATAGACCCGATAGATTTTATGAAGAGGCAACAGGAACGATTGAATAAACTCAAATAA
- the flhB gene encoding flagellar biosynthesis protein FlhB has protein sequence MKEIREEINRRYPICVSRTGFRTAAEPSFCGIHIQWFAKAEDEGRTEEPTEHKIRKAREEGKVAKSGELTSALILLVAIVTIGLLSSYLLQNSIEMLKYFIERSCEIDITRDFHVLPVFLTFFMKLALPVLLICFIAAFLGNVLQVGFLFTVKPIIPDFNKIIPRFGKFIQRAFLSTEALFNLGKSVFKIIIIGLIAFLNLAMEIKKIAMLMNQHFMISFGLFAFLAFRIVIESAIALLVLSIFDYFFQRRKHLESLKMTKQEVKEERKMYEGDPLVKSRLRQKMQELLKRNMLKEVPKADVVITNPTHYAIALQWKKETMVSPTVVAKGADHMAYKIRETAEEHGIPVVENKPLARALFLEVDIGDSIPEKFYEVVALILAQVMKLGGKRYAAV, from the coding sequence ATGAAGGAGATACGGGAAGAGATCAATAGACGGTACCCTATTTGTGTCTCGAGAACGGGGTTCCGTACGGCGGCTGAACCTTCGTTTTGCGGCATCCATATTCAATGGTTCGCCAAGGCAGAGGACGAAGGAAGAACCGAGGAACCCACCGAACACAAGATCCGTAAAGCGCGCGAAGAGGGAAAAGTAGCCAAATCCGGTGAACTCACATCGGCTCTTATCCTCCTTGTCGCCATTGTCACGATCGGCCTGCTTTCCTCATATCTGCTGCAAAATTCGATCGAAATGCTTAAATATTTTATCGAGCGCTCATGCGAGATCGATATAACACGCGATTTCCATGTCCTTCCGGTTTTTTTAACATTTTTTATGAAGCTGGCCCTTCCGGTCCTGCTTATCTGTTTTATTGCGGCCTTTCTGGGAAACGTACTTCAGGTGGGATTTCTCTTTACCGTCAAGCCGATTATTCCCGATTTCAACAAGATCATTCCGAGGTTCGGCAAATTCATACAGCGTGCATTTCTCTCGACGGAAGCCCTCTTTAATCTGGGTAAATCGGTATTCAAGATTATCATCATCGGACTTATCGCTTTTTTGAACCTTGCTATGGAAATAAAGAAGATCGCCATGCTTATGAATCAGCATTTTATGATAAGCTTCGGGCTTTTCGCGTTTCTCGCGTTCAGGATCGTAATCGAATCGGCGATCGCGCTTTTGGTCCTTTCTATTTTCGACTACTTTTTTCAAAGAAGGAAACATCTCGAATCTCTTAAAATGACCAAGCAGGAAGTCAAGGAAGAGCGCAAGATGTACGAAGGGGACCCCCTTGTCAAAAGCAGGCTTCGTCAAAAAATGCAGGAATTGCTTAAAAGAAACATGCTGAAAGAAGTGCCAAAAGCGGATGTGGTGATCACCAACCCGACGCATTACGCGATCGCGCTTCAATGGAAAAAGGAAACGATGGTGAGTCCGACGGTGGTCGCCAAGGGGGCCGACCACATGGCGTATAAAATAAGGGAGACGGCCGAGGAGCACGGGATTCCTGTTGTCGAGAACAAGCCGCTCGCGCGGGCGCTTTTTTTGGAAGTGGATATCGGCGACTCGATCCCCGAGAAATTTTATGAAGTCGTCGCCCTGATTCTCGCACAGGTGATGAAATTAGGCGGGAAACGATACGCCGCCGTATAA
- a CDS encoding flagellar biosynthesis protein FlhF translates to MQYFTLQAHTLKDAIDAMKRQYGDKARLLTHRVVRTGGFMGLFIKEGIEITGYLSDAPAPRRYADEDEKKKILDAVNKEQTMAKILREIKQIKVQLSGGRDNTAVSNPALDQVREILELNDFTPSFIRKIIGSLEKEFSIEALNDTAALRQSVLRRIGEQILIYPPFRFSKKKPIIYIVVGPTGVGKTTTIAKLAAIYGLGNKKQPVSQVRMITIDNYRIAAKKQIETYAEIMQIPVSFAETYNELQKAIALYQDVDLILIDTIGKSPADYEKLGEMKRILDACGTYSETHLAVSATTKASDVEDILRQFEPFMYKSVILTKLDETNRIGNIMSVLAEKSKPVSYITDGQVVPQDIEEATVMRFLMKLEGLRIDRDFIEKVFGKQDECYINNWR, encoded by the coding sequence ATGCAGTATTTTACATTACAGGCTCACACACTGAAGGACGCGATTGATGCCATGAAACGGCAATACGGCGACAAGGCACGTCTCCTCACCCATCGTGTCGTGCGAACCGGTGGATTTATGGGGCTTTTTATAAAAGAGGGAATCGAGATAACCGGTTATTTATCGGATGCGCCTGCGCCACGCCGATACGCAGATGAGGACGAGAAGAAAAAAATTCTCGATGCCGTAAACAAGGAACAGACAATGGCAAAAATACTCAGGGAAATCAAGCAGATCAAGGTACAACTTTCGGGCGGTAGGGATAATACGGCCGTTTCCAATCCCGCGCTGGATCAGGTAAGAGAAATACTTGAATTGAACGATTTCACCCCTTCTTTTATCCGAAAAATTATCGGATCACTGGAGAAGGAGTTTTCGATCGAAGCCCTGAACGATACGGCCGCCTTGAGGCAGAGCGTCCTCCGGCGGATAGGAGAACAAATATTGATTTATCCGCCCTTTCGGTTCAGCAAAAAAAAGCCGATTATATATATAGTTGTCGGTCCGACGGGAGTGGGGAAAACGACGACGATCGCCAAACTTGCCGCGATCTACGGATTGGGCAATAAAAAGCAGCCGGTATCCCAGGTGAGGATGATTACGATCGATAATTACCGGATTGCGGCAAAAAAGCAGATAGAAACCTATGCAGAGATCATGCAGATTCCCGTCAGCTTTGCCGAAACTTATAATGAGTTGCAAAAGGCGATTGCCCTTTATCAGGATGTCGATCTGATTTTAATCGACACGATCGGCAAGAGCCCCGCGGATTACGAAAAACTGGGGGAGATGAAGAGAATTCTCGACGCATGCGGCACCTACAGCGAAACTCATCTGGCGGTAAGCGCGACGACGAAGGCCTCGGATGTGGAAGATATCTTGAGGCAATTCGAGCCGTTTATGTATAAGTCGGTAATTCTGACAAAGCTGGATGAGACAAACAGGATCGGTAATATAATGAGTGTGCTCGCGGAAAAGAGCAAACCGGTTTCCTATATCACCGACGGACAGGTTGTCCCCCAGGATATCGAGGAGGCAACGGTGATGCGGTTTCTCATGAAACTCGAGGGATTGAGAATAGACCGAGATTTTATAGAAAAGGTATTTGGTAAACAGGATGAATGCTATATTAACAATTGGAGATAA
- the fliP gene encoding flagellar type III secretion system pore protein FliP (The bacterial flagellar biogenesis protein FliP forms a type III secretion system (T3SS)-type pore required for flagellar assembly.), with protein MKNKRLIFWILIVFLLMPGGSVFAQEETAPAVPGFPYIDLNVREAENNREVALSVQLLLLLSVLTLAPSIMILMTCFLRIAIVFDFIKRSLSLQQVPPNQVLMGLALFITLFVMWPTFNEIYETSLKPFSDEEIGIEEMYKNAEAPIRLFMFRQLEGNYDNIKLFMNMQKLPKPKTDKDVPTFILIPAFVLNELTIAFKIGILLFIPFIIIDMVVASTLMSMGMIMLPPVMISMPFKLILFVLVNGWDLIIRQLIESFL; from the coding sequence ATGAAAAACAAAAGACTCATTTTCTGGATACTTATCGTGTTCCTGTTAATGCCCGGTGGATCGGTGTTTGCCCAGGAAGAAACGGCACCTGCCGTCCCCGGATTTCCATATATAGATCTAAATGTTCGCGAAGCTGAAAACAACAGGGAAGTCGCCCTTTCTGTTCAGCTGCTTCTGCTTCTTTCGGTCCTTACCCTGGCACCATCGATCATGATTCTCATGACTTGTTTTTTGCGTATCGCGATTGTTTTTGATTTCATAAAGCGTTCGCTTTCACTGCAGCAGGTCCCACCGAACCAGGTGCTTATGGGACTCGCCCTATTTATTACACTGTTCGTTATGTGGCCGACATTCAACGAGATCTATGAGACGTCCTTGAAGCCCTTTTCGGACGAGGAGATCGGGATCGAGGAGATGTACAAAAACGCCGAGGCACCGATCCGGTTGTTTATGTTCAGGCAGCTCGAAGGCAATTACGACAACATCAAACTTTTCATGAATATGCAGAAACTGCCGAAGCCGAAAACCGACAAGGATGTGCCGACATTCATCCTTATCCCGGCGTTTGTTCTCAATGAACTCACGATCGCCTTTAAAATAGGGATACTGCTTTTCATTCCATTTATCATCATCGATATGGTCGTCGCGTCTACCCTGATGTCGATGGGTATGATCATGCTTCCGCCGGTCATGATCTCTATGCCCTTCAAGCTTATTCTTTTTGTTTTGGTCAATGGGTGGGATCTGATTATCAGGCAGTTGATCGAAAGCTTTTTGTGA
- the fliQ gene encoding flagellar biosynthesis protein FliQ — translation MDFGILVNLIQSGILQILLIASPMLLVGLAVGLIISVFQATTSIQEQTLTFVPKIAAILGSIIVFGPWIFSSMAQFTIKIIQAIPTLAK, via the coding sequence ATGGATTTCGGAATTCTGGTTAATCTGATTCAAAGCGGTATTTTACAGATTTTGTTGATCGCTTCACCCATGCTGCTTGTCGGACTCGCGGTGGGTCTCATCATTTCCGTGTTCCAGGCGACAACCTCGATCCAGGAACAAACACTCACCTTTGTCCCGAAGATTGCCGCGATTCTCGGTTCGATTATCGTCTTCGGACCGTGGATATTTTCCTCCATGGCCCAGTTTACGATAAAAATAATCCAGGCGATACCGACCCTGGCAAAGTAG
- the flhA gene encoding flagellar biosynthesis protein FlhA, producing the protein MADIRQITRDIFRQPSDLFVAVGVVLFVMMIVIPLPAFVLDAFMALNLVLSLLVILIVLYTKHSLEFTVFPTLLLILTVFGLAINISSTRLILVEGSHFDGRIVRAFGTFVVGTTGTEGYVIGLIIFIIIIIVQFIVITKGSTRVAEVAARFTLDALPGKQMAIESEYNLGLITEEEATKKKNELQKEVDFYGAMDGASKFVSGNVKVGILITLVNIVGGMIVGVLLHAETMDIAVNTYIPLAIGDGLVTQLPALLISTSTGIIVTRSVSESSFGKDVTGQFGRQARPYWIASAILFLLSLLPGFPWYVLMPLSGLMIFLAVTLSRKILSDEEKEKLKKVKEKEMEVPKEMSPVVPLDPLSLEIGYGLIPLVDKDQGAELLNRITRIRRESAFELGIVVPRIRIIDNMRLEPPEYCFKINGVEVGKGKIRMGHYLAINPGGVKEKIPGESTKDPAFGLPAIWILEEHRERAEQLGYTVVDPPSIIATHFTEIIKHHAAEILGRQGVKTILDTLKDDYPAVIEEVHKIFSISEVHKVLQGLLREQVSIRNIVSILETLADYGDVTKSVAFLIEKVRQALRRQICHTYADDLKVIRVLTLHPELEQKMIDARVETNIGVTAALEPGLQRKWITGLLDAVKQVQDQGLNPVILCSEAARAAVKWSAKREIPHLVVLSVPEITTDITIESLGEISLDISSGG; encoded by the coding sequence ATGGCAGACATCCGTCAGATAACCCGTGATATTTTCAGACAGCCGAGCGATCTCTTTGTCGCAGTCGGCGTCGTGCTTTTCGTCATGATGATCGTGATTCCGCTTCCCGCGTTCGTACTCGATGCCTTTATGGCACTCAACCTTGTCCTGAGTCTCCTGGTGATTTTGATCGTCCTCTATACCAAACATTCCCTGGAGTTTACGGTGTTTCCGACCCTGCTTCTGATTCTTACCGTTTTCGGCCTTGCCATTAATATATCGTCGACGCGGCTTATCCTCGTCGAGGGAAGCCATTTTGACGGAAGGATTGTCAGGGCGTTCGGCACATTCGTCGTCGGGACTACCGGGACCGAGGGGTATGTCATCGGACTGATCATTTTTATCATTATCATCATCGTTCAATTTATCGTCATTACAAAGGGTTCGACGAGGGTCGCGGAAGTCGCGGCACGATTCACCCTTGATGCGCTGCCCGGAAAGCAGATGGCGATTGAATCCGAATACAACCTGGGCCTTATTACTGAGGAAGAGGCCACAAAAAAGAAGAATGAACTCCAGAAAGAGGTTGATTTTTACGGGGCGATGGACGGTGCTTCCAAATTTGTTTCGGGGAACGTGAAGGTCGGAATTCTTATTACCCTTGTCAACATCGTCGGCGGTATGATTGTCGGTGTACTGCTTCACGCGGAGACCATGGATATTGCGGTCAACACATATATCCCGCTCGCGATCGGTGACGGGCTGGTAACGCAGCTTCCGGCGCTTCTCATTTCAACCTCCACCGGTATCATCGTTACCCGTTCGGTTTCCGAATCATCCTTCGGGAAGGACGTGACGGGCCAGTTCGGCAGGCAGGCGAGACCGTACTGGATCGCATCAGCGATTCTCTTTTTACTGAGTCTGCTTCCGGGATTTCCCTGGTATGTCCTCATGCCGCTTTCCGGTCTCATGATTTTTCTCGCGGTTACTCTTTCCCGCAAAATCCTTTCCGATGAAGAGAAGGAAAAGCTGAAAAAGGTGAAGGAAAAGGAGATGGAGGTTCCAAAGGAGATGTCTCCGGTGGTTCCGCTCGACCCGCTTTCCCTTGAAATCGGTTACGGACTCATTCCGCTTGTGGACAAGGACCAGGGGGCGGAACTCCTCAACAGAATAACCCGGATACGGCGGGAATCGGCGTTCGAACTCGGCATTGTTGTGCCCAGGATCCGCATCATCGACAATATGAGGCTGGAACCGCCCGAATATTGTTTCAAGATAAACGGGGTCGAAGTGGGAAAGGGCAAGATCAGGATGGGACATTATCTGGCGATCAATCCGGGCGGAGTAAAAGAAAAAATACCGGGCGAATCGACAAAGGACCCCGCGTTCGGACTCCCCGCGATCTGGATTCTCGAAGAACACCGCGAGCGGGCGGAGCAACTCGGGTATACGGTTGTCGATCCGCCATCCATTATCGCGACGCATTTTACCGAGATTATAAAGCATCATGCCGCAGAAATTCTCGGACGGCAGGGAGTAAAGACGATTTTGGATACGTTGAAAGACGATTATCCGGCGGTGATCGAAGAAGTACATAAAATATTTTCGATAAGCGAGGTTCACAAAGTACTGCAGGGGCTGCTTCGGGAACAGGTTTCGATCAGGAATATCGTTTCCATTCTCGAAACCCTTGCAGATTACGGTGATGTGACGAAAAGTGTCGCGTTTCTTATCGAAAAGGTACGCCAGGCCCTGCGGCGTCAGATATGTCATACCTATGCGGACGATCTGAAGGTGATACGGGTGCTTACCCTTCATCCTGAACTCGAACAGAAGATGATCGATGCGAGGGTGGAAACGAATATCGGGGTGACGGCGGCACTCGAGCCGGGTCTGCAGCGGAAGTGGATAACGGGGTTGCTCGATGCGGTAAAACAGGTACAGGATCAGGGTCTGAATCCCGTTATTCTCTGTTCGGAAGCCGCGCGTGCCGCGGTGAAGTGGAGTGCAAAGAGGGAGATACCGCATCTCGTGGTACTTTCCGTACCGGAGATAACGACGGATATAACGATCGAAAGCCTGGGGGAGATATCACTGGATATCTCATCCGGCGGCTGA
- the whiG gene encoding RNA polymerase sigma factor WhiG, translating to MADPLEGKSEEELWRLYKNKKDPQIRDIFIKQYAPLVKYVAGKIAIGMPTNVEFDDLVGFGVFGLFDAIDKFDPDKHVKFKTYAVTRIRGAIFDELRAIDWVPRSIRQKSREVEETVRMLESQLGRVATDEEIARAMNMDAGDFQQLILKISGTSILSLNDVWNTGDDNDKISIVDSIESPSNLNPDTIVEKEEIKRVIIEAINELPEKEKKVLVLYYYEDLTLKEIGEVLGVTESRISQLHTKAIMRLRTKLTSIKKGIV from the coding sequence ATGGCAGATCCTTTGGAAGGTAAATCTGAAGAAGAACTCTGGCGGCTTTATAAAAATAAAAAAGACCCGCAGATACGGGATATTTTTATAAAGCAATATGCCCCTCTCGTGAAATATGTTGCAGGAAAAATAGCGATCGGAATGCCGACAAACGTCGAATTCGACGATCTGGTCGGATTCGGAGTCTTTGGATTGTTTGACGCAATCGACAAGTTCGATCCCGATAAACATGTCAAATTCAAGACCTATGCCGTCACGCGTATTCGGGGCGCTATTTTCGACGAGTTACGGGCAATCGACTGGGTTCCGCGATCGATACGCCAGAAAAGCAGGGAAGTGGAAGAAACGGTGCGCATGCTCGAGTCACAGCTGGGACGCGTTGCCACGGACGAAGAGATCGCACGGGCGATGAATATGGATGCCGGTGATTTTCAGCAGTTGATTTTGAAAATCAGCGGTACATCGATCCTCTCTCTGAATGATGTGTGGAATACGGGGGACGATAACGACAAAATATCGATTGTGGACAGTATCGAATCGCCTTCAAATCTCAATCCCGACACTATTGTCGAAAAGGAAGAAATCAAGCGGGTTATTATCGAAGCGATTAATGAGTTGCCCGAAAAAGAAAAAAAGGTCCTTGTACTCTATTATTATGAAGACCTTACCCTGAAAGAAATCGGCGAGGTGCTGGGTGTGACGGAGTCACGAATTTCTCAACTTCACACCAAAGCGATCATGAGATTGCGAACCAAACTCACGAGTATAAAGAAGGGTATCGTATAG
- a CDS encoding FapA family protein, with product MINFSQLREYMNQQLEKDREVKSIEVRGNSLEEALRSASVELGVPINKLNYEILNRGTKGVWGVGKKQWELIVYESAEKVMMPDFIETGKKEIGADIPVMEDRDGDVFVRLTHDGVFLKVTKPRGKGKVATEKHALERIHQRGVTRYDVGIISRVVKRAEEKYIRIGEFDYNPVHDASMSVDIIEMEMKAVMEVTAPRLGGADLTYDSIVAILKNNGVVYGILHDEIRKFEDYPQYNMRLVAAEGTKPVNGKDAQIAYHFNVERGHITLKEEAGRIDFKELNLIENVVAGQVLAKKIPPEKGVEGRTVTGKTIPAKSGNDVDIQIGKNVKLSEDGMTAISEINGQVMLIGGKINVEPIYMVSGDVNLQTGNILFLGTVIVKGSVLDGFSIKAAGNIEIKGNVGKCNLDAEGDIIVHQGILGKNGGRVRSGKSVFSKFIEHAHVEAVEFVVVNEGILHSSVDANRKIICSGRRASIVGGKLRASEEINAKNLGSIAGTETILEVGYDPSSKEKLAVLDKKKTDLDKELEELELNIKTLMNLKKVQRKLSEEKEAYLSELSEKRNNITSELERVNGDIDEIKSHLVALRKEGKVSASERVFPGVKLYIRDAYLEVKNEFKFVTFILEHNNIRVTRYEAVEEEFKRRII from the coding sequence ATGATCAATTTTTCCCAGCTTCGGGAATACATGAATCAGCAGTTGGAGAAAGACCGGGAGGTAAAATCCATCGAAGTACGCGGGAACTCCCTCGAGGAGGCCCTCAGATCAGCTTCAGTCGAACTGGGAGTACCGATAAATAAACTTAATTATGAAATATTGAACCGGGGAACCAAAGGCGTGTGGGGCGTCGGGAAAAAGCAGTGGGAACTTATCGTCTACGAATCCGCTGAAAAAGTCATGATGCCCGATTTCATAGAAACAGGTAAAAAGGAAATCGGCGCGGATATTCCGGTGATGGAAGACAGGGACGGTGATGTTTTCGTTCGACTTACCCATGACGGTGTATTTTTGAAAGTGACAAAGCCCAGGGGAAAAGGCAAGGTGGCGACGGAAAAACACGCACTCGAGCGAATACATCAACGCGGTGTGACGCGATACGATGTCGGTATTATTTCGCGTGTCGTCAAGAGGGCCGAGGAGAAATACATCCGTATCGGCGAGTTCGATTATAATCCCGTCCATGACGCCTCAATGTCCGTCGATATTATAGAGATGGAAATGAAAGCGGTCATGGAAGTCACGGCCCCCCGTCTGGGCGGCGCCGATCTGACGTATGACAGTATCGTGGCCATTCTCAAAAACAATGGTGTCGTCTACGGCATTCTACATGACGAAATTCGGAAATTCGAAGATTATCCGCAATATAATATGAGGCTCGTCGCGGCAGAAGGTACGAAACCGGTCAACGGAAAGGACGCGCAGATCGCCTATCATTTTAATGTCGAACGGGGCCACATCACCCTCAAGGAAGAAGCGGGAAGGATCGATTTCAAGGAACTCAATCTGATTGAAAATGTGGTAGCGGGCCAGGTACTCGCAAAAAAAATACCGCCTGAAAAAGGAGTAGAGGGACGAACCGTTACCGGCAAGACGATTCCCGCGAAATCGGGGAACGACGTCGATATACAGATCGGGAAGAACGTGAAATTATCGGAAGACGGGATGACCGCGATATCGGAGATCAACGGCCAGGTGATGCTGATCGGTGGAAAAATAAACGTCGAGCCGATTTATATGGTAAGCGGCGATGTCAATCTCCAGACAGGCAACATTCTGTTTCTGGGGACCGTTATCGTCAAAGGAAGCGTCCTCGACGGTTTTTCGATAAAAGCGGCGGGGAATATCGAAATCAAGGGGAACGTCGGCAAATGCAACCTCGATGCGGAAGGCGATATTATCGTTCACCAGGGTATCCTGGGGAAGAACGGCGGGCGTGTGAGAAGCGGTAAAAGTGTCTTCTCAAAGTTCATCGAGCACGCCCACGTGGAGGCTGTGGAGTTTGTCGTCGTGAATGAGGGAATTCTCCACAGCTCGGTCGACGCGAACAGAAAAATAATCTGTTCCGGAAGACGGGCGTCGATCGTCGGCGGAAAACTCAGGGCATCGGAAGAAATCAATGCCAAAAATCTCGGCTCGATCGCCGGTACGGAAACGATTCTGGAAGTCGGCTATGATCCGTCGAGCAAGGAGAAACTGGCCGTTCTCGATAAAAAGAAAACGGATCTGGATAAGGAACTCGAAGAGCTTGAATTGAACATAAAAACCCTCATGAATCTCAAAAAAGTCCAGCGAAAACTTTCTGAGGAGAAGGAGGCGTATCTTTCCGAATTAAGTGAAAAAAGAAACAATATTACCTCCGAACTCGAACGGGTCAACGGTGATATCGATGAAATCAAGTCACATCTGGTCGCACTCAGAAAAGAGGGGAAGGTATCGGCTTCCGAGAGGGTGTTTCCCGGTGTTAAATTATATATACGGGATGCCTATCTGGAGGTGAAAAACGAGTTTAAATTTGTTACATTTATATTGGAGCACAATAATATACGCGTCACCCGCTATGAAGCGGTAGAAGAGGAGTTTAAAAGGAGAATCATCTAG
- a CDS encoding MinD/ParA family protein — protein MGDQAQKLREIMRNNNPDSLRRNTRIISISSGKGGVGKTNIAINIALAYAQLGKKVVVMDADLGLANVNVVLGIIPRYNLYHLIRKQKKMKEIIQDTGYGIKIVAGASGFSKIANLSDDERKNIIVELSELSNADVLIIDTGAGVSNNVLSFIAASDDAIIVTTPEPTAITDAYGIIKIIATEIDNINIGLKLVVNKVKTVTEGRRVAERVINIAGQFLNLKIDYLGFVYDDVLVHNCVVKQKPFLLADAKSKASICIKHMVGRLENIEYKEGSGIGGFLKKLFVK, from the coding sequence ATGGGAGATCAGGCACAAAAATTAAGGGAAATAATGCGGAATAACAATCCGGATTCATTGAGGCGGAATACCCGCATTATATCAATTTCAAGCGGGAAAGGGGGGGTCGGAAAGACCAATATTGCCATTAATATCGCCCTCGCGTACGCACAACTCGGCAAAAAAGTCGTCGTCATGGATGCCGATCTGGGGCTAGCAAACGTCAATGTCGTGCTTGGCATTATCCCCCGGTACAATCTGTATCACCTTATCAGAAAACAGAAAAAAATGAAGGAGATTATTCAGGATACGGGATACGGAATCAAGATTGTCGCCGGTGCATCCGGTTTTTCCAAAATCGCGAATCTTTCGGATGATGAACGAAAGAACATTATCGTCGAACTGAGTGAACTTTCGAATGCAGACGTTCTCATTATCGATACCGGGGCGGGTGTTTCGAATAATGTCCTTTCCTTTATTGCCGCATCCGACGATGCGATTATCGTGACGACTCCGGAACCAACCGCGATCACCGATGCGTACGGAATTATCAAAATAATCGCGACAGAAATCGATAACATCAATATCGGTCTCAAACTCGTGGTCAACAAGGTGAAGACGGTAACGGAAGGGAGAAGAGTGGCAGAACGGGTCATCAACATTGCAGGCCAGTTCCTCAATCTGAAAATCGATTATCTCGGTTTTGTCTATGATGATGTTCTTGTCCACAACTGTGTCGTCAAACAAAAACCTTTTCTCCTTGCGGACGCAAAAAGCAAGGCCTCGATATGTATCAAACACATGGTCGGCAGACTCGAGAATATCGAGTACAAGGAGGGAAGCGGGATAGGGGGATTTTTGAAAAAGCTTTTTGTCAAGTGA